A genome region from Camelina sativa cultivar DH55 chromosome 10, Cs, whole genome shotgun sequence includes the following:
- the LOC109126900 gene encoding uncharacterized protein LOC109126900, translated as MILKLKPSAKGAKDTWAWLPTKDGIYTAKSSYFEASKLDSSVGDEEQPDRPNTVTFNWQHNIWNLRTSPKTKLLLWKAAQNALPVGKNLQHRNITDSAACSHCGNEESTLHLFFKCPYAKLVWSNAPFQNPPPLDTFTTTDQGIENVNKLTCLPPTGIGSGPLSPRIIWSLWTSRNKLIFNKTHQSVAETLEISMSRPKEWQKAQNPLSTPTRNPTTINKPPDPPVLFDASLTLNGKKMDLQASNGSSKLQTTRSRSAAQPLQPTYSHL; from the coding sequence ATGATTTTAAAGCTAAAACCGAGTGCAAAAGGGGCAAAAGATACCTGGGCCTGGCTACCAACAAAGGATGGGATTTACACTGCCAAATCTAGTTACTTTGAAGCCTCAAAGCTTGATTCCTCTGTTGGAGACGAAGAGCAACCGGATCGACCAAACACCGTCACTTTCAACTGGCAACACAACATATGGAACCTGAGAACCTCCCCAAAAACAAAGCTCCTCCTCTGGAAGGCTGCTCAAAATGCTCTCCCAGTGGGTAAGAATCTACAACATCGAAATATTACGGACTCAGCTGCTTGCTCCCACTGTGGTAACGAGGAATCAACTCTACACCTATTCTTCAAGTGCCCCTATGCGAAACTTGTGTGGTCTAACGCACCCTTCCAGAATCCTCCCCCTCTGGACACTTTTACAACTACAGACCAGGGCattgaaaatgttaataaacTTACCTGCTTGCCCCCAACAGGTATTGGATCAGGCCCCCTATCCCCGAGGATCATCTGGTCCCTTTGGACCTCCCGTAACAAACTGATCTTCAACAAGACACACCAATCAGTTGCAGAAACGCTGGAGATATCTATGAGTAGACCAAAAGAATGGCAGAAGGCACAAAACCCTCTCTCCACCCCAACCCGAAACCCTACTACTATCAATAAGCCTCCAGACCCCCCGGTACTTTTCGATGCTTCACTGACGCTTAATGGAAAGAAGATGGATTTGCAGGCTTCAAATGGATCATCAAAACTCCAGACGACCAGGTCAAGATCCGCGGCTCAGCCTCTTCAACCCACATACTCTCACCTTTGA